One stretch of Thermoplasmata archaeon DNA includes these proteins:
- a CDS encoding CARDB domain-containing protein: MSGSNDHSLAPRKALRPNPGVRLLVLPALVAALILPIIQNSVAGADTPGTAVAISGPDRLEVSTDAVYNIRIYGPEGIKWGFELEMKGKNLEGGYITSPAGRTEEENKYKMVHDRPLEQPEFNVTLHAPSKAGEIALQLAVTALEGEAAAGQKAKARWPISIRNKREVMINATVRNTGETRVEGLLVAFYVRLEGRWLNFANQSVPVIEPGGRENVSAVWNAALVDNGEYRVRIVLDPEHKKPLFSESGSVIEKTIVLKEPGAQGPKPISPVVLALVAFALVGGAVSIYYWYRKKKIV, from the coding sequence ATGAGCGGCTCCAATGACCACTCCCTCGCGCCCCGGAAAGCTCTACGACCCAATCCCGGAGTGCGGCTCCTCGTTCTGCCGGCGCTTGTTGCGGCTCTCATCCTCCCCATTATACAGAATTCCGTCGCCGGCGCCGACACGCCCGGCACCGCCGTCGCGATATCCGGGCCGGATAGGCTGGAGGTATCGACAGATGCGGTCTACAACATCAGAATCTACGGGCCAGAGGGCATCAAATGGGGCTTTGAGCTGGAGATGAAGGGCAAGAATCTAGAGGGGGGCTACATCACCTCGCCCGCCGGCAGAACGGAGGAGGAGAACAAGTACAAGATGGTCCACGACAGACCCCTTGAGCAGCCGGAGTTCAATGTCACGCTCCACGCCCCGTCGAAGGCCGGCGAGATAGCGCTCCAACTGGCCGTCACCGCGCTCGAGGGCGAGGCCGCCGCCGGACAGAAGGCGAAGGCGCGCTGGCCTATCTCAATCCGGAACAAGCGAGAGGTAATGATAAACGCGACCGTGAGGAACACGGGTGAGACCCGCGTTGAGGGCCTTCTCGTCGCGTTTTATGTTAGGCTCGAGGGCCGTTGGCTCAATTTCGCCAACCAGAGCGTCCCCGTTATCGAGCCCGGCGGGAGGGAAAACGTCTCGGCCGTCTGGAATGCAGCTCTGGTAGACAACGGCGAGTATCGCGTCAGGATAGTCCTCGACCCAGAGCATAAAAAGCCCCTCTTCTCCGAGAGTGGCAGTGTGATCGAGAAGACCATCGTTCTTAAGGAACCGGGCGCGCAGGGCCCCAAGCCCATCTCGCCGGTTGTCCTAGCACTGGTCGCCTTCGCTCTCGTGGGCGGTGCAGTGTCTATATATTATTGGTATAGAAAGAAAAAAATAGTATAG